GGttatttggttctgtcattttagcaatggtttctTCATtgactttgttttctgttgttcatttactgggatgttcttcacatttatcattggttttgttgggtgctattcggCTTATTTGTCAAgaaaatatctttaagtatcatttgtagggcaggttaggaagaggcaaattcttttctttactgtggaagaattttatttccttttcaaagacaaagcaaagtgttgctgggtacattatcctgatCAAcagtttttacttttagaatctggaagatgttgctccattctctcctggcccgtagactttcctgtgagaagtctcctgcgAGTTTAGTTAGCGTTCCTTTagatgtcagttgatttttttcatgtgcacatttaaggctcTTTCCTTATGTTCCATTAAAGAAAGGTTGATTACattgtgtcttggtgaagattgcttttggtcaagcgtgctgggagttctgtgcccctcctggatcttgtttcccaattctttctccagattaaggaaagtttcccttattatttcattatatacatttgtaaacccaccTTCTCTTTTGCACCTTCTAGGACGCCtctaactcttatatttggccttttttttttttttataatccattttattgtattgttgttgacaatctttacatagttaactatagttgaaggaaaatcaagaaagagaagagaaaaaaaaaggttcagggggatagggaggtgggcaatgctattatgtccatattgtttccatcatgtatctgaggtaaaaggggatattgagggagaagccccacccggtttcccgcccaccccaagtcccggatgtggggcatgctctgagatatgtgctcaagtggagttaatagttctccagttatgagtcactgccagtttcgctcgatgaggtggtccactgattgatatggtccatcatgaagtctccatttgtcccatatttcgctgccaacatgtagctgagatgaatgattgtcctattctgtcttctgtcttttcttggttagaattctgagtccagcagttcaagtggggagatctccaaagatactttgaggtattcccagaccagattcttgtatgttctagcaagcacagggcccggcacagtccatcaccctgatcagctggtggttgcaattgctgtgttggttctgttttcagtcccgagttgcactggaaccaatgggtgttgcagtccagtctggttcggcccttacatcaaccagtgggagctgcagcatagtcggggcgacccacaataacccccaccaagcctgccccctaccctggtttgccaatttgtgtagcagaagaccagtctgtcccccatcccatttggctctggtacttgtcaatgggtattaaagctttttAATAGTttcttccaattcttgaatatttttttttgtttgatccAAGCTCTGCttgcagttttttgtttgttttctcttggtgacaagaaatatcttttaattttgagattgtttcttctgcctccttcattctattttggagactccccactgtatttttgatttgctccactgtattcttcatttctgatctatcaactttcatttgattcattctagtgtggcatattccttgaatgcctgctttatgtgcttctagtggatgataagaaactttataaccagtgctttgaattctgtatctcccattttctcatcctcagtgaactctgaggttgtcaaagggttttactcctttgcaggggagtcttcagtattATTCACTGTgcgtttgtctcttcttttgctcttggtcattgtacttctggttatcagattcttccttggggtaggtttctaaactctgccacccacatgtatgcagtttgattttatttattgcagctggtacatggctctttgtttgcagtcacttgtgccactccgtccagtgagttccaggtctgggttcttatgttcgaTTTCCACTGTGTTCTCTGTCGTCCCAGCTCCTAGcccaccagtctccacctcctgtgataacaTGCTTaggttgcaccgttgtctgtacaaactttctcccaatTCCAGTTAGAGTATGTcgcaagattagggagacaccaggtgtcgtatatagctaggttgtttgtGGCTgtgatcttgccagaatctgttggCTGTTAGTTCTGAGGatcacacagacctattttgtcCCGTTTGACCCCACAGTCTGTATTACTTTCCTGTGGGATcaatgcaatgcaatgagctcagtgagttctccctgaGCTCAGTACTTGCATagctccctgctctccctgcagtcttaaattctttgccacaccatacaaaatggtgcctgatgtgccactactacagttcttcaTATGCTGGTCATCAGGTGTGATGTCTACcctgacctatcttgggtggaacctgtaggtcGCCAgattgttgcagttcactaagCCAGAAATGggttcgctcccagctcagtgcatgtgcagtagtGTCCAgtgcccttgcctccttaaacaaaataggGCCCAATACAGCTCTAGAGGATGGACTgcgttgtgaaatccaccctgttcccacactgtccATCTGTGATATGCTGCTGTCTCTATTCTTGGTCAAATCTAAGAGACCAGCAGGaccagcagttctttgtctgggttcacctcctgagctcctggtgaaagtcTCTTCCCTCCTTGGTGTAATTCTGGCTGCCattggagttcagattgccacttgctgaatgcctctGGGTTATCAGTGACTGCAACACCTCACCACTTTttttgctgccttcctgtgtctgtcagtctccaggtatccctctgctgttattctgttctcgcctttttcctggaatgtgtcctctctgcttcacattggctcttatttctctgtctgtttaaatgtgtccttactgtATTCCACCATCATGATCCACTCAaattcactctttttaatggctgggtcATGTTCTATAGTGATCAATAACACTTTCAATCCTGTTTTTCCTACAACTCatgttttttgcatttttgtttttattttcattcttacaaatatttttgtcttattAATTTTGTTGATTTGTAGGTGATATGGTTACGTCATTTTATCATAGAAgggtttttcttttgaattttttttttttttaggtttttcagcaacacattgatcattctgtagcatggtatttaactaCATCGTgttgtgaaatttaaaattttgttttaagactTAATTTAAGGgcatatatagtaactgtgtattacattctatcatatacagatgtgaaaataaaacttagtatacatctctactttcaaataaaaaatggacttccaatgaaagtgTTCATTAtaatttgacaataggatgctggaatgtgTAGCATTATCTGtacctataatgtcatgatatacttaaagagcagaatgacggacttatgactgctcataaaggactgtactactgtaatgatCCAGGGCAATTAGTGACATGGGAgggaatttttttggggggggtaaaGGAAGTACTGGAAACtgtgaaattgtaccacaaattAACAAAAGAGGAAAAGCTGTTAAATATCACTTCTATTGTGTTAGAAACACAATCATTGATGTAATGGTGGCCCAACTGGTTTCAAATGTTCTTTCAACATTTCAAACAAAACCTGCATTATATAAACAGAATTTCCCAAAGTCTGTTTGGCAGGTTCCCAGTTCCTCAGAAATGCTTTCccaagagaataaaaaaaaacattctgtggGAACATCAAAGAAGTAACTCTGACTTGGTGTGTGTCCATAAATATTCATGACATACTTTAATGGAAGTGAGAATATAAAGTTCCAAAACAAAGCAAGGACAGTCCAGCATTGGCCTCAATATGTTACACTTGGAAATCTCCCCTTCTCCATGCCCCATAACCTCATTAGTATATATAGTTATACTAATATTCTAAAGAGAGGGCATGAGGGAAATTGATATTAAATGATAAGTAACATATATATTTTCCCATTTAATCTATTCCCCAGAACAAGAATATCTGTCACTCTTCAAGTTCAGGCTCCCATTATTTTATAGGGGGTTTGAAGATCTAAGGTTGGGAGTGCTTAATTACCTTGGGCAGGTGGTATCCGGCCAAATTGGTATCAACTGTCACTTCCCTGGGCACATTCAGGGGGACGACGTTACCCATTCTCTGAATCTCATGGATGACAGCATTTGTGTAGGGCAGGGATTCTCGGAAAGCCATGCTTGGCTGCTGCCACCGGCCAATCACACTGTCAATCTCAGCATGTACCTTTTCTGGAAAGAAGAGGAGATTCCATTTCTGTGAAGGTTTCATATAGGTCCCAAAGATTTCACCTGCTATGGTTCCATTCGTGATCAAATTTGGAAGAATAAAATGGTTCTCAACTCTTCAAAAGGCTGATTATAAAACTGCCAACTCCATAACTTTTCTTGAGCCCGGCTAGGCTTAGGAATAGAATAACCAGATTAACATGGCTAAACTTGTAGTAGGATTTTTTCTTAGTGCATTCAGGCCACTAAAGCAAACTACAAGAGACTGCATGGTTGATAGACTATAGGAATTTACTTATCTCAGTTCGAGAGCCTGGGAAATCCAAAATCCAGGTACCAGGATGTTTTGTTATTCAGTTTCTAGCTCAAGGATGGCtccttttcattgtattttcatgTGGTGAAGGAGCAAGGCAGATCTCTGGGATGCTTTTGGTAATGTCATTAATCCTAATCATGAGTTAATCACTCTCCAAAGGCCCTACACCCTAAAGAGTAATAGGGGTCATGAGAATTCAACATAAGACGTTTGTGGGTGAATGTTAATTTTTCAGGCCTTTGCACATACATGCATAATTTGTCAAAGTGATACACAAGGAGTCTTTGTAACATATGtggacaaatgaaaataaacagatagTGCAAATCCCCAAGACCCCTAATCTAAAACAGAAAGTTGGTCCTGAGACAAGATCGATCTAATTGCTCTCTCATGCTGTACAACATTGCTGTTGTAAGCCATTCAGATTCTTCGGGACGAACTTTCCTCATTTAATCAGCGAGAATAAATTTACATTCATCTTAAGGATTGCCATATAAAACGTACATGAATTGATTTTTGTGAGTatacaataaataaaagaaatttctagCCATACTCAAtatatgtttcattttttcctgtagtAAGATAGATTTTTGGCTAGAAGCCTGGGTGTCCAGCTGAAGACTTTTTGCACCTTGCAAAATTGAAACTCAATTTCAGTTGTCAACCCTATTTTCCCCATGATGAGCTTCTGGACACAGCTATGCTTCCTTCAGTTTCCATGaatttgatcattttaaaaaaaaactcatgtaaCTGGAAAAGTGTTTGTGATTGCATATCTTCAAAGTTCATCTATATTACAGCCTGTGTCAGAATTTCATTcctcattaaaacaaaataatctgCATTTTATGAATCTACTCACTTTTGAAGGGTCCTTGGGCTGCCTCTACCCCTTGATTATTGTGAATAACACTGTTGTAAACACGGGTGTCAACATCTGTCATTTTATTCCATTATTATTTTGGATAGAACATTCCAGAATCCAAGTACATATGCTAAGTTAGTAACTATAAACCTTTGAAGAAATATTCCAGTTGGAAATGCACTTCAAACCATGACCCAGGacacatatacataaatgtaAACACATTGAAGGCATGCATTTTTGCCCACATGTAATGAAATAAAACTTCATGGGCAGTCGCCTAATGTTTCTGGTTTTCTCTTGGAAAGAGAAATTTGGTCTTGCTTCACTAATTGGATTTCATGTCTCATAAATAAACTGTTGCCACGTTTCGTAAAACCATGCAATGACCATTTTCTTCCTCCATAAGTTTAAGCTGTTCTGAGAAgtagaggaagaaaaatgatgaaatcaaTCATTCTCTGCAGTGGGGGAGTTCTGTGAATTCGGATGATCCCTATTCAGGATGTTTTTGATTAGAAACTGCACTCTGAATTTTGGTCTTTGCTAGCCTGCCACAACTCTCTCTTGGCATGTTGGGCATCTACATAATCACAGGAGGAGTATACCCACACTCTACTGCAACCTCACTAGGAGTGAGGTTTCATAGGTCACATGCATTTTCTGCAGAGATACTTCAATCTGCAATTGGATTATAGGATTCCAACAACATTGTAAATTGTGGACCATATGCAATGTGCAGCAAATCCAGTTACAGTGGTGCATGAGGCTTTCTCTGGGGGAAGGGACTGTAATACGTGCCTAGAAAGAAGAGCAGAGAAACATCTTAAGAAGGAAGCATTTGAGCAGATTCTTCATGATTGAGGGATTTCTAATGTAGAAAATTTGGGAAAGTGCCTTGTTGGTAGTGAGAAGAGCAGACGTCATGAATAAGAAAACAAGTGTAAGGAAAATGATGTGTAATCTGCATAAACCACCAAGAAGGAGTGAAGTATTGAGGCCAAGCATGCAGAAAAAGGCACATCAGAGGTTTTTATCCAAGAGGAATTTGGGCATTTCCCAGAGGAAAATAGAAATGCAATACTAATCAGAAATGAAAGGTATGAGTAAAATTTTCCTTTTGGTGTGTCAAACTGATTCTTTCCTGGATTTAACCACAAGGTTAATGTATTTTATGGCTTCCCCATCTCTACCTCTCCCTAAATGTCTGCCCAGACTCTGAGCTTCTTGGGCACAGAGCTACTCTGCTATGTTTGTCTTGCCTTGACTCATGAGAATTTtgaggaaatttgaaaaaaaaaatcttgctcccTAGTGCACATGACCTCATGGctgctttctccctccttccagtCCACTAGCCTATGTCTGGGCCCTTTCTTTGTACAGAAGTCACCCTGTTGTCCTGGTCCCACCATGCTCCCTGATAGGCTCACCTTGGACTTCCGGATACAGGGCCATGTACAGCAGACCCCAGCGCAGTGTTGAGGAAGTTGTCTCCGTGCCAGCAAAGAAGAGGTCCAACGTGCAGCAGATGAGGTTTTGTTCAGTGAAACTTGATGTAGTGTTAGCCTTGCATGAGAAATCACAGTGTTCACTGGCTTTTTAGGATGTCATTACCACAGCTCATAAAGGCTTCATTCTAGGACCAGTGGTGGGTTTGGCGGGAAAGGGTCCCAGAAGAAAGGATTTCCCTTAGGTTGTTTATGAAAGAAAGGCTTTTTACAAGAGCACAATTGATGTTTCAAAGATCCCGAGCTAAGAAAGATGTTCCAGCACTTGGTGGGATGAAAATCAAGGCAACTATCACCTTATGTCTATAATTTTGCAAGTAGCAATTACTATAGGAGACTGAATGAGTTGTAAATAAGATCTGTTTCTTCCTTATTACTGTATTGCTTGCCAGGTAGACGACACAGGCCAAGTCATTTAACTCATGCTTATTTGGTTCATGTAACAATTTATTTAACTCTGTGCTGTAGTCAGTGTTTCATGAAATGGAAATAACAGTATGTATTCATTCTGATGATGCTAAAAATCATGTGGGATGAAAAAGGCTCACAGCACAGACCTCACAAGGGTATCTACagacatcagaaagaaaaaacagaagtccTCTTTCCTACAATTTTCATATGTCTTTATCAATATTTTTTAGTTTACGTCCCTCTGATTCCATCAGCAATTCACTGAGACATGCTCTCATTTTACCACCATCATTTTCTAGTTGCTTCTGATTGTCAACAGTGCTCTTAATGTAaatgcacgcacacatacacaatatGGGATAATTAAACTCTTCTCCTATAAAAAGAAAGCAGTGCTTCTATCTGTCAATGGCACTAAGGTaaagagagatgaaaataaatccaTCAATCTGCCCCAGTACAGAAGAAGCCAATACTCTGAAGTGTCAGAGCTTTTAACGCCATGATTTTTGCCTCCTAGATGTCTCACTGAATTGTACTGCGATACATCCAATTTGTTTTTAACCTGCTTCTAGATATTGACAGAATCTCATgatccctagctatcagggaaatgtaaGGAAAGCCTAAGTCACTGCTCTAAGGTATTTTTACTGAAGTGATGGAACACATTACCATTGTCATTTCCTTGAGGTATGCATCAATGAAGTCTCTTGGTTCTTCAGGGTTCCAATCTTTCTTGTGGTTTTCAATCATATGAGAGACAAATAACTCCAATCTTTCCCAGTTGCTGAAGAGAGTTTGGTGAGGACCAGGAATGAATTTCATTATTGATGGGAAGACATTGTAGAGCTAATTGAGAAAAGCAAATAGACCATGGTGACAACAGAGTAGCACTGCTCTGTTCTTTTTAATACCACAAAAGCAATTCCTCATTGTTTTCTCCTTCATCCATTTTCTTACCTTGCCAGCAAAATATTTcagaggttttttaaaaattcatggagaatTTCCATTTTATGCAAAAATCATGTGCAGAGATCAACCTTTtggcaacaaaaacaacaaaaacaaaaaccatacaaCCTAGGAATCACATATCTCAAAGGATCTAGTGTATGGCACTAGGAAGAAGTCAGTCTCAGCATAGTTCCTTTTAGAGAATGTCAATTCTGCCAAAAGTCAGCAAGAAAAAAACATACAATTGATAGTGACATCTGGGtgaaaaaatgtcaaaatcactgatgttttctaaaatgttcatGGGGACAATGCCCTAAACAAGTCAGCGGTATGAATAGAAAACTCACTTAAGTAAAGATAAGACAACACCAAAACTGAAGCCTTTACTGGCAGACCATCCATGTAAATTTAGAattgaagaaggaaaaataatacaCAGTAGGAACCATAGCCAACACCATAGGCATCTTAATTTGTTCAGCTTGCACAACTCTGGCTAAAATACCTAACttgagggcccagcggtgtggcctagtggctaaagtcctcgccttgaatgcgccgggattccaaaagggcgccggttctaatcctggcagctccatttcccatccagctccctgcttgtggcctgggaaagcagtggcggctcacttggggagtgaatcatcggacggaagatcttcctctatctctcctcctctctgtatatctgactttgtaaaaatcaataaataaatctttaaaaaaatattaaacttgAACAAATGTGGTGCTCAATGAATGGTCAAACTGTTGCTCCCAGGTTACCTGTGAGCAAGAGCAaatggcaatttttttaaaaggaggatcAAGATCCTAAGGCATTTCTTTGGAGAACTGTAACAGGAGgtgaaacaaaattttattagATGGAAGTAGACTAGATCAAGCAAAAATCAGAAGGTCAGGAGCAAATATCATGTCAgcgcttgatttttttttttctgaatgctaTAGCCTTCCTGTCTGTTTACTTTCTGGATCATAAAACAATATCTGTTTATGTTGATAATGTCTGGAGAAAATTACTTAGAGAATTAGCAGAGAAATGACCAGAAAATTCTTGCCTGATACTACTTCTCCACATGGCAATGTTAAAGTTCATGCTTTTCAAGAAACAATGGCAATCTAGCAAGAGTTTGTACAATAAGACATTAGTCATCCACCTATGGAACTGGAAGtcgagctgagacttgaactcaggAAGCAAGAGCCTGAAGGGGTGCTTAACTACCAATTCAAAACCCTACACCAAAAATTCCATTTGAAAAGGTTGTATTTTAAGGGCCAGCATACGAtgccatgggttaagctgctacctgcaatgccagcatcccagagcagagtgctggctcaagtgctggtTACTGTCCTTCTGATACACTTTCttataatatgcctgggaaggcaataaccTGGTTCCCTGACAGCTGTGTGGGTGTTCAgaatagagttcttggctccaggcttcagcaagGCCCAGAAcaaaccatttggagagtaaacaagtggatgaagatgtcttctgcttctctctttctgtttctcaataTCTCTctattctgtccttcaaatacatacatgcatctCTTTTTTGATAAGTGTGTGCTTGGAAGATTCAGAAAAAAGGCAGAACATCTGTCTCTGACATCATCCTTAAAATCCTTAGCCAGAAAATGTAAAGGAAACAGTCTTACCTGGCACTGAAATGTAGGTTCCAAATGTATGACATCGTGTAGTAACTTGAGCAGCTCCTGAAACTGACTATCATGGTACTCAAAACGCTCCCCAAAGGTGATGGAGCAAATAATGTTTGAAACGGCATTGTTGATCTTGAAGTGAGTGTCAAAAGGctgtcctggaggaggaggaagggagagaggtaTTCTAGAGATTGGCTCATTTTTGCCCCAGagtagtagcctagcggcttaagtccttacattatatgcatcccatttgggtgctggttctagtcccagctgtcctgcttcccatctagctcctgcttgtggcctgggaaagcagttgaggacaacctaaagccttgggattctgcagctgcatggaagacccagaggaggctcttggcccctggctttggattggcccatcTCTAGCggttatggccacttgaggagtgaatcaacagacagaaaatattcaacttgtctctgctcctctctgtatatctgactttccaataaagttaaATACATATTCAAGAAAAAAGATTGGCTCGTTTCTGTTTTCTGCTAGGAGTCTCCTGACCTAAAATACTAGATATCGAGCCGTGAGACTTTGGCCACAGCACCCTACAGAAGGTTGACGCACAGGAAGTACATAGGCAATGCCATGACAGTGAAACTGAAGACCAAGGTTTACGTTCAGTCATGTGTTCAGTGATGGTCTCCACATTCTTAATTCTAGAACTTGAGGGCAGGTTCTACCTTTGGTGCTTGGCAAAGCGCCTAAAGACAGCACAGCGCTTGAAAACATCTTAAGGGTCTATTTAGAGTCCGCAGGGATCCCACTCTCTGGACCCATGCTCTGCCATGCTTACCaccttccttttccatttcttcattgaGGTGCTGAGCCTCTTCCTGAATGCGTTCCTCCAAGCTCTTCTTTCCTAAACCAAAGTTCCTTAGTGTCATCAGAGCAAATCTCCTTTGCTCCTTCCACACCAACCCACTGGACATGATCAATCCTGGGAACAAGAAAACCAGTGCTATagtactctgattttttttttataatcttagtTGACTAggttacaaagggtcaagggctacagcaaagtgGGTAAATACCATTGTTGCCACActaatttttccccctgtatctggggtcaggggagaaacaaaaggcgaagccccatccagcctccgaCTCATCCCAAGTCctcgatgtgaggcatgctccgagggtcctgctcaagcaatttgatagttcaacagttccgaattgctgctgatctcactGTTTCAGTCGTggtgaaatctattcagaatccactggctgacacagactcttcatggttggagtttgagatcagcaattcagttggagggattcccaaataaactttgtctgaggtcatccgtgacctgattcttgtgtgtgcttgccagtacagggtccagcacagtcctttgccccaatcagcttatgcacatgctggtcgatgcaattgctgggtcagttctgtttccagtcctgtcttccacacggaCCGAtggatgttgtagtccagcctgatcctgcccacttgacactcaggcaaaccagtgggagctgcagcctagttagggtGGCTCCCCATAACCCTATAGTATTCTGATTTTAAAGATATCTGACAAATAATACAAGATTGTGTATCTGATGGTTGGAAGTAGGTGCATTAAGCCAGCTAAGAAATATACGGAGAAATAATCTTAAAGCAAGAGCACAATGGCTAACATTTCCTGATCATGGGTAATCTCAGGTACTTTaactcttttttatgatttatataaTTTAGTACTCACAGAAATCCTATGTGACAGTTACACTTACGCTCCTCTCCCATCTTACAGATAGGAAAACTGATGAACAACAAAGCATTAAGCAAATTTTTCTAGATCACACAGtttg
This window of the Ochotona princeps isolate mOchPri1 chromosome 2, mOchPri1.hap1, whole genome shotgun sequence genome carries:
- the LOC131478359 gene encoding cytochrome P450 2J1-like isoform X4: MLSTLGSLVSALWTGLHPRTLLLGIVAFLFFADFLKKRRPKNYPPGPWRLPFVGNLFSFKVEQLSVQIQEMVKKYGNVIRLELGDMSMVILTGLPLIKEALVHMENNFLDRPLYPIREHVFKKNGLIMSSGLVWKEQRRFALMTLRNFGLGKKSLEERIQEEAQHLNEEMEKEGGQPFDTHFKINNAVSNIICSITFGERFEYHDSQFQELLKLLHDVIHLEPTFQCQLYNVFPSIMKFIPGPHQTLFSNWERLELFVSHMIENHKKDWNPEEPRDFIDAYLKEMTMANTTSSFTEQNLICCTLDLFFAGTETTSSTLRWGLLYMALYPEVQEKVHAEIDSVIGRWQQPSMAFRESLPYTNAVIHEIQRMGNVVPLNVPREVTVDTNLAGYHLPKESGHALENSWPRLSCSFSSLPSCKNLPSGPQAMRN
- the LOC131478359 gene encoding cytochrome P450 2J1-like isoform X2, which translates into the protein MRLHGDLWLLSCSWEIMVKKYGNVIRLELGDMSMVILTGLPLIKEALVHMENNFLDRPLYPIREHVFKKNGLIMSSGLVWKEQRRFALMTLRNFGLGKKSLEERIQEEAQHLNEEMEKEGGQPFDTHFKINNAVSNIICSITFGERFEYHDSQFQELLKLLHDVIHLEPTFQCQLYNVFPSIMKFIPGPHQTLFSNWERLELFVSHMIENHKKDWNPEEPRDFIDAYLKEMTMANTTSSFTEQNLICCTLDLFFAGTETTSSTLRWGLLYMALYPEVQEKVHAEIDSVIGRWQQPSMAFRESLPYTNAVIHEIQRMGNVVPLNVPREVTVDTNLAGYHLPKGTLVMTNLTALHKDPKEWATPDTFNPEHFLENGQFKKKDSFLPFSIGKRACLGEQLAKTELFIFFTSLMQKFTFRPPSNEKLSLKCKMGLTLTPMSHRLCAIPRA
- the LOC131478359 gene encoding cytochrome P450 2J1-like isoform X3 encodes the protein MVKKYGNVIRLELGDMSMVILTGLPLIKEALVHMENNFLDRPLYPIREHVFKKNGLIMSSGLVWKEQRRFALMTLRNFGLGKKSLEERIQEEAQHLNEEMEKEGGQPFDTHFKINNAVSNIICSITFGERFEYHDSQFQELLKLLHDVIHLEPTFQCQLYNVFPSIMKFIPGPHQTLFSNWERLELFVSHMIENHKKDWNPEEPRDFIDAYLKEMTMANTTSSFTEQNLICCTLDLFFAGTETTSSTLRWGLLYMALYPEVQEKVHAEIDSVIGRWQQPSMAFRESLPYTNAVIHEIQRMGNVVPLNVPREVTVDTNLAGYHLPKGTLVMTNLTALHKDPKEWATPDTFNPEHFLENGQFKKKDSFLPFSIGKRACLGEQLAKTELFIFFTSLMQKFTFRPPSNEKLSLKCKMGLTLTPMSHRLCAIPRA
- the LOC131478359 gene encoding cytochrome P450 2J1-like isoform X1; translated protein: MLSTLGSLVSALWTGLHPRTLLLGIVAFLFFADFLKKRRPKNYPPGPWRLPFVGNLFSFKVEQLSVQIQEMVKKYGNVIRLELGDMSMVILTGLPLIKEALVHMENNFLDRPLYPIREHVFKKNGLIMSSGLVWKEQRRFALMTLRNFGLGKKSLEERIQEEAQHLNEEMEKEGGQPFDTHFKINNAVSNIICSITFGERFEYHDSQFQELLKLLHDVIHLEPTFQCQLYNVFPSIMKFIPGPHQTLFSNWERLELFVSHMIENHKKDWNPEEPRDFIDAYLKEMTMANTTSSFTEQNLICCTLDLFFAGTETTSSTLRWGLLYMALYPEVQEKVHAEIDSVIGRWQQPSMAFRESLPYTNAVIHEIQRMGNVVPLNVPREVTVDTNLAGYHLPKGTLVMTNLTALHKDPKEWATPDTFNPEHFLENGQFKKKDSFLPFSIGKRACLGEQLAKTELFIFFTSLMQKFTFRPPSNEKLSLKCKMGLTLTPMSHRLCAIPRA